A window of Corallococcus macrosporus DSM 14697 contains these coding sequences:
- a CDS encoding DUF4388 domain-containing protein: MNPRFRIDASAQLVPEDRHVPSPLAGRSGTYALMATAPDLLVFSRTPAEGGSIPVPRVVLAGDAGGFPLSDLIAFLSQSRWSGVVRVHSPGGERSVTLREGEVRGASSDDPADRLGEVLVRMGYVERAQVEAALREHPPSKVGRSLVEKGLLKSHDLFKCVTHQVSEIFHAIVLCREGNFFLIDQPVEDKSGHIIQLPTQSLLMDSIRKIDELAHFRKRIPHGRLYVTRKRPSDGKLEEDEDRVLALLDGRRTLLELGHAARLSEFDVTKVVFRLLEGGFAAVTDKPLMVPGPGVPTPIPQPPERTAQAAAPARPPARPVVTVDPRPVARVFNFIFREIRDEVAKQGMDREFIAAANAALSGQGLSSSPVLEGLAFAPDGSLPENKLIESFERHRAQLGSEPLASFKQALSDMMFFLLFQAGELLESRADEDLARRVKELLATLEAS; encoded by the coding sequence ATGAACCCCCGCTTCCGCATCGACGCGTCGGCGCAGCTCGTCCCCGAGGACCGGCATGTGCCTTCACCGCTGGCGGGGCGCTCGGGGACGTACGCGCTGATGGCGACGGCGCCCGACCTGCTGGTGTTCTCACGCACGCCGGCCGAAGGGGGCTCCATCCCGGTGCCGCGCGTGGTGCTGGCCGGTGACGCGGGGGGCTTCCCGCTGTCGGACCTCATCGCCTTCCTCAGCCAGTCCCGCTGGAGCGGGGTGGTGCGCGTGCACTCGCCGGGCGGAGAGCGCTCCGTCACCCTGCGGGAGGGCGAGGTGCGCGGCGCCTCGTCCGACGACCCGGCCGACCGGCTGGGCGAGGTGCTGGTGCGGATGGGCTACGTGGAGCGCGCCCAGGTGGAGGCGGCCCTGCGTGAGCACCCGCCCTCCAAGGTGGGGCGCTCGCTGGTGGAGAAGGGGCTGCTCAAGTCGCACGACCTCTTCAAGTGCGTCACCCACCAGGTGAGCGAAATCTTCCACGCCATCGTCCTGTGCCGGGAGGGCAACTTCTTCCTCATCGACCAGCCGGTGGAGGACAAGTCGGGCCACATCATCCAGCTCCCCACGCAGAGCCTGCTGATGGACAGCATCCGGAAGATTGACGAGCTGGCGCACTTCCGCAAGCGCATCCCCCACGGCCGGCTGTACGTGACGCGCAAGCGCCCCTCGGACGGCAAGCTGGAGGAGGATGAGGACCGGGTGCTGGCCCTGCTGGATGGCCGGCGCACCCTCCTGGAGCTGGGGCACGCCGCCCGCCTGTCCGAGTTCGACGTCACCAAGGTCGTCTTCCGCCTGCTGGAGGGCGGCTTCGCGGCGGTGACGGACAAGCCGCTGATGGTGCCGGGGCCCGGCGTGCCCACGCCGATTCCGCAGCCGCCGGAGCGGACCGCGCAGGCCGCGGCGCCGGCCCGTCCGCCCGCGCGCCCGGTGGTGACGGTGGACCCGCGCCCGGTGGCCCGCGTCTTCAACTTCATCTTCCGGGAGATTCGCGACGAGGTGGCCAAGCAGGGCATGGACCGCGAGTTCATCGCGGCGGCCAACGCGGCCCTCTCCGGCCAGGGCCTGTCGTCCTCGCCGGTGCTGGAGGGGCTGGCCTTCGCCCCGGACGGCAGCCTCCCGGAGAACAAGCTCATCGAGAGCTTCGAGCGCCACCGCGCGCAGCTCGGCAGTGAGCCGCTGGCGTCCTTCAAGCAGGCGCTCAGTGACATGATGTTCTTCCTCCTCTTCCAGGCCGGTGAGCTGCTGGAGTCACGCGCGGACGAGGACCTCGCCCGGCGCGTGAAGGAGCTGCTGGCCACGCTCGAGGCATCGTGA
- the truD gene encoding tRNA pseudouridine(13) synthase TruD encodes MTDSGWPRLTAEVPGCGGAFKLVPEDFEVEEVPAYLPSGEGEHLYLWVEKRGRDTRELVRALAAALGVSEDDIGVAGMKDRHAITRQLVSVPARAEPRVPDFALDGVQVLWTKRHGNKLRTGHLRGNRFRLRLRGVKDVGAARESFSRLVAQGVPNYFGEQRFGRAGDNADLGRLLVLGQRLPRRPDRFQRKLYLSAFQSRLFNQALAARLNAGTLATALAGDVLRKEETGGVFVCESPEVDGPRVAAFEVSPAGPLFGPKMTASAGAVAELEARLLTEAGVTPEDFKRGGGETEGSRRPYRVRLGAPELSSETTAEGEDLWLTFELPRGAYATEVLHELLKDG; translated from the coding sequence GTGACGGATTCTGGTTGGCCGCGCCTCACGGCGGAGGTGCCCGGCTGCGGGGGCGCCTTCAAGCTGGTGCCCGAGGACTTCGAGGTGGAGGAGGTGCCCGCCTACCTGCCCTCCGGTGAAGGGGAGCACCTCTACCTCTGGGTGGAGAAGCGGGGCCGTGACACGCGCGAGCTGGTGCGCGCGCTGGCCGCGGCGCTCGGGGTGTCCGAGGACGACATCGGCGTGGCGGGGATGAAGGACCGGCACGCCATCACCCGGCAGCTCGTGTCCGTGCCCGCGCGCGCCGAGCCCAGGGTTCCGGACTTCGCGCTGGATGGGGTCCAGGTGCTGTGGACGAAGCGCCATGGCAACAAGCTCCGGACCGGGCACCTGCGGGGTAACCGCTTCCGGCTGCGCCTGCGCGGCGTGAAGGACGTGGGCGCGGCGCGGGAGAGCTTCTCCCGCCTGGTGGCGCAGGGCGTGCCCAACTACTTCGGCGAGCAGCGCTTCGGGCGCGCGGGGGACAACGCGGACCTGGGCCGGCTGCTCGTCCTGGGGCAGCGGCTGCCCAGGCGGCCGGACCGCTTCCAGCGCAAGCTGTACCTGTCCGCCTTCCAGTCCCGCCTGTTCAACCAGGCGCTGGCGGCGCGGCTGAACGCGGGCACCCTGGCCACCGCGCTCGCGGGCGACGTGCTGCGCAAGGAGGAGACGGGCGGCGTCTTCGTGTGCGAGTCACCTGAGGTGGACGGCCCGCGCGTGGCCGCCTTCGAGGTGAGCCCCGCCGGGCCGCTCTTCGGTCCGAAGATGACGGCGTCCGCGGGCGCCGTGGCCGAGCTCGAGGCGCGGCTGCTGACGGAAGCGGGCGTCACGCCCGAGGACTTCAAGCGCGGCGGCGGCGAGACGGAAGGCAGCCGCCGGCCCTACCGCGTCCGCCTGGGGGCGCCCGAGCTGTCCTCGGAGACGACGGCGGAGGGCGAGGACCTCTGGCTCACCTTCGAGCTGCCTCGGGGCGCGTACGCCACCGAGGTCCTCCACGAGCTCCTGAAGGACGGCTGA